GGAGGCAATAGCCAGGTCTTAACGGCCTCTCCGGGGTCAGCTGAGGCCTGCCATGGGCACCTCCCCTCACAGCTGGACTGCTGTTCAGAATGTTGCAGCTGCAAGACATTGGAGAAGCAAGGAGGCTGAGCAAGGAGCTGGTGCCAGGGGAGATCAGGGAGGAAGGGAATCAGGGCACCTTCTGGTCTCCCCAGTTCCTGAAAATCTATTGTCAGGCTCTTCTTCTCCAAACTGCGTTTAAGAGAAGCCAGCCCCCTACCACAGGCTGTGCACTGCTCTGAACAACTCCAGGAGGTACCATCACATAGGTAACCACTCGTGGTTTTGTGGTTCTCTGCTGCCACCCATGCCAGCCCTGCTTGGGTCCCATCCCCTCATCCCCTCACTCACAAACCTGGTTTACCCAGCCCGACACCCAAACCCATGCTTCACTgattcattctttcctttaataTGTGTTTGTTAAGTGCCAGAACCATCCACAGGGCTTTAAGTTCTAGAGACACAGTAGGGTCAAGGCAGTCACCTCAGCTTTTGCAGTCTGGTGGGAAGCTTGGAGAGAAGAATATTAAGCAGACACAATGAAAGCTGGCTTGAACAATTAACCCCCTTGGGAATTCACCAGCAGTCTCCGTTCTCTCAATAAAACCCACAGCCTGGAACTCAGGAGACAACGAATTTTCAGAGCCAGGGTTTCCCTCTGCAACCTGCCCCTGCACATCTGGTTTTATCTAAAGTCCTGGCATGTGCCTACTACCAGCTCCAACTGGGTCAGAACACAGGGCTTCTACCGggcaaatacaaatatttaaccACTTACACTTATGATGGGTCCTTGGCAGGAGAAGCATTGCAAGCGTGTAACATGGGAATTCGACCCCATTTTAGCAATCCAGGAGGGCTCCCCAGGAGAGGTGACTTTTAAGATGTGCTCGGAAGGATGCCTCAAAGTTGACCCAGACTTCCTGGGGGAGAGAAGAAGCCTTCCTGGCCCCTCAACAACACAGATTGCTCAGCCACAGTCAGACAACCCATGCCACCAGGGTGTCACCAAGATTTGACAACTGAGACTCTCAGACACTCTCCCTCCCtggcacacatacacactcatacacacgaTGGCAGCCATGGGACGGCCCCGCAGCCGGATGCCTTTGTTCCCCACTTCCAGCCTGATGGCCGCCCCAATAGTCAGTCCTTTGCTCCTTCACTCTGCTTCCCATCAGTCCCCTCCTTCTGGGAGTCACAACTCCCTGGGTTGTGACTCTGACTTCATATTCACTGGCCATGTGACCCTGGGCACATCACTCAAGCTCCCAGATACTGCTCCTCCACTGTCAATGAGGGTCATGATCCTCCCCGCCTCTCAGCACCACAGAGAAAGTTAAGGCTCCTAATTCCCAAAAAGCACCTTTGCAGCACTTGTCCCTTCACAGTGGCAGCTCTGCTTAGCACAGTTGCTGTCACAGTCATTCGCTGTGGCCTTGCTCTGGCCCCACCCCCATGCCCCTCCTTCTCTCAGCCTACTGTccctgcacttctgcctgggcctcctgtctctctcctctccctggtTGCGGAGTCTGAGACCCAGAATTCCTGAAGGGCTGGGGACAGGGAAGGGGCAGCCAGCTCCCAAACAGAAATGTCACCTGCTTGGAGTCCCCAGTGGAGGGTTGGGGTGGAAGCTTTCTGCTCAGCCTTGAAAACCCTGCCCTAACTCCCCACAGAGCCTGATACAGGCTCAAACCTGCATCAGGTCAAACCCTACCCCAGAGACAGAGCTGGGTAGGTCAGGCCGCTACCTGAACCTGTGTCGCCATCTACAAGCCAGCCAGGGAGGGGACTGGCCTCGCCCCCTCAGGGGGTGCAGATGCTCTGGGACCTAAGTCCACACTGAGGACAGCGGGAGGTGGAGAGCACCTCACGGAGTGGGGTTTGAATCCCGGGGCCTCCTCTACTCCTCTGGATCATCTTTGAGAAGTTGTCTCTCCTCGCCAAGCCTTGGCCTCCTCATTGGTAAGATAAGGCTGGACAATTCCTGCCTACCACCCACTCAGGGTTGTTGGGAGAAACAGAATTGAGAAGAGGGCGGAAGGGAATCCTGTCAAGCCTGGGAACCAACGCCTTTCCGTCGCCGGTTGAGCTCTACCTTTTGACCAGCAGATGGCGCCATAGAAGCGCCAGTGTCTCAGCTCCAGGCCCGGGACGTTTGTTAAACGCGGCGAAACTGTTACCCAAGATCCCAAACTCTGGAGGGATGGATCTCAGATTCTACACCCTCAAACcgcgcgtggtggctcatgcctgtaatcccagcactttgggaagccgaggtgggtggatcacgaggtcaggagttcgagaccagcctggccaacatggtgaaacccagtctctactaaaattacaaaaattagcccggcatggtggcgggcacctgtaatctcagctactcaggagactgagacgcgagaatcgcttgaacccgggaagcagaggttgcagtgaaccgagattgtgccattgcactccagcctgggcaacaatgcgagactccatatcaaaaaaaaaaaaaaattacaccttTTTAATAGCAATGTGACTGGGTAaactgcttaacctctctgaacctcagtttcctcatctggcaTCCCTTCTTCTGGGGTTGTTGGAGGATTGATTTGCTCCAAGATGCAGACTGCAGCGTCAGTGCTCAGTGACATGACTGGTACAACCCACTAAAGAGCGAGGCTGCAGCTCCATCTTCCATCCCTGCTAAGAGCCCCTGGCTTCAGCCACACCCCATGCCCACTCCAGCCAGGTCCCCAGGTTTCACTCACGCCCTCTGCCCTCTGACTGGAATGTTTTCTCCCTCCTTGTTTCACGATTTCCTAGGAACTTTGAGACTTCTTGGGTTTTtcctaattgtatttttaaaacttcatccAGGTAT
This region of Macaca fascicularis isolate 582-1 chromosome 1, T2T-MFA8v1.1 genomic DNA includes:
- the LOC135964882 gene encoding LOW QUALITY PROTEIN: myelodysplastic syndrome 2 translocation-associated protein-like (The sequence of the model RefSeq protein was modified relative to this genomic sequence to represent the inferred CDS: inserted 1 base in 1 codon), with amino-acid sequence IERTETAGEFPRGLIXSSQLSLCLLNILLSKLPTRLQKLSCNILNSSPAVRGGAHGRPQLTPERPLRPGYCLHSCSEAEKGGFVRRREQITLFPPCEDPARRWLSASPGREPSPGICWHLNLGLPSLHNCKK